A portion of the Methanomassiliicoccus sp. genome contains these proteins:
- the mvk gene encoding mevalonate kinase: protein MSVASAPGKVILLGEHAVVFGRPAIALAINLRLRCSIRPSQESTLNGQPMDERAGPYIAAVLRQHWTEGHAAIDIASDLPSGSGLGSSAAVTVATLGAINARRNGIVPEDIARHAFDIESIVQGRASPIDTSISSHGGGIFISASKDESLLWEIARDTRRWFIHDCEVPKMTLVVGFTGNKAPTGPLVAKVRRYAERSGFAREIIDEIGMLTMEGLGRMRVGDVEALGRLMTKDHNLLTILGVSTPALQKLVDASLPFSYGAKLTGAGGGGSMIALTDEPEKVAEAIRSRGGTPFIVRTGVDGVRAEE from the coding sequence ATGTCCGTCGCCTCAGCCCCAGGAAAAGTGATCTTGCTGGGCGAACATGCCGTTGTGTTCGGCCGCCCGGCCATTGCCCTGGCCATCAATCTCAGGCTACGGTGCTCCATTCGCCCGTCCCAGGAATCTACCTTGAACGGTCAGCCCATGGATGAGCGGGCGGGGCCATATATCGCTGCTGTCCTCCGGCAGCACTGGACTGAAGGCCATGCGGCCATCGATATCGCTTCGGATCTGCCGTCCGGCTCGGGTCTCGGTTCGTCCGCCGCGGTCACCGTGGCCACCCTGGGAGCGATCAACGCTCGGAGGAACGGCATCGTCCCAGAGGACATCGCCCGGCACGCTTTCGACATCGAGTCCATTGTGCAGGGAAGGGCCAGTCCCATCGATACCTCCATCTCATCGCACGGGGGCGGCATATTTATAAGCGCAAGTAAGGACGAGAGCCTGCTGTGGGAGATAGCCCGCGATACCCGCCGATGGTTCATTCACGACTGTGAAGTGCCAAAGATGACCCTTGTGGTCGGGTTCACCGGGAACAAAGCGCCGACCGGTCCGCTGGTGGCGAAGGTCCGACGTTACGCTGAGAGGAGCGGTTTCGCCCGGGAAATCATCGACGAGATCGGCATGCTAACCATGGAGGGTCTGGGTCGCATGAGGGTCGGCGATGTCGAGGCCCTCGGCAGACTAATGACCAAGGACCACAACCTCCTGACCATCCTGGGTGTTTCTACACCAGCTTTGCAGAAGCTGGTGGACGCATCCCTGCCCTTTTCGTATGGCGCCAAGCTCACCGGGGCGGGGGGTGGGGGAAGCATGATCGCATTGACTGACGAGCCGGAGAAGGTCGCCGAGGCGATAAGATCTCGCGGGGGCACTCCGTTCATCGTACGCACTGGCGTGGACGGCGTGCGGGCCGAGGAATAG
- a CDS encoding radical SAM protein, producing the protein MIAKESALKKGLPKDTLSLCPECKKVVPARVFESEGKVLMEKNCPEHGKVTDVYWSNVDLYLKAERFAYDGIGVSNALIQNAKTCPDNCGLCNLHTSHTALANLDLTNRCNLRCPICFANANQAGYVYEPSYEEVVKMLETLRAERPVPCTAVQFSGGEPTIYPRFFDVIRKAKELDFAQIQVATNGIKLAEDPEFAKKCAEAGLNTIYLQFDGVTDDIYMRTRAKPMMDVKVKAIENVRKLKDHRPSIVLVPTLVKGFNDHQIGDIIHFAIKNSDVVRGVNFQPVAFTGRIDQKEREEGRYTIPDLIKDIKEQTGYAKEEDWYPVPTVVPISTYASALLGEQKVTFTPHPHCGMATYWFVKDEKTVMPLTQFVDVEGLFRELYDLSVKTEDATFPKLSLLKARKILKDHLDESKMPEGLTTSQFLDVLTNVFNNNTKEGLAKFSWGMMLISSMHFQDDYNYDIERVKRCVIHYVVPDGRIIPFCAYNGGPTYRTEVEKKFSVPLAEWRKTKGNEYT; encoded by the coding sequence ATGATTGCCAAGGAGAGTGCTTTGAAGAAGGGATTGCCCAAGGACACACTGTCGCTGTGCCCTGAGTGCAAGAAGGTCGTGCCGGCGAGGGTCTTCGAGTCCGAGGGCAAGGTCCTCATGGAGAAGAACTGCCCCGAGCACGGAAAGGTCACCGATGTGTATTGGTCCAACGTCGACCTCTACCTGAAGGCGGAGAGGTTCGCCTACGACGGGATCGGGGTCAGCAACGCCCTTATACAAAACGCCAAGACCTGCCCGGATAACTGCGGCCTGTGCAACTTGCACACCAGCCACACCGCTCTGGCCAACCTTGACCTGACCAACCGGTGCAATCTCAGATGTCCGATCTGCTTCGCCAACGCCAATCAGGCCGGCTATGTCTACGAGCCTTCGTATGAAGAGGTCGTCAAGATGCTGGAGACCTTGAGGGCAGAGAGGCCGGTCCCCTGTACAGCGGTCCAGTTCTCCGGCGGGGAGCCGACCATCTATCCCCGCTTCTTCGATGTCATCAGGAAGGCCAAAGAGCTTGATTTCGCCCAGATCCAGGTCGCCACCAATGGTATCAAACTGGCCGAGGACCCAGAGTTCGCCAAGAAGTGCGCCGAGGCCGGGCTCAACACCATCTACCTGCAGTTCGACGGAGTCACCGATGATATTTACATGAGGACCCGGGCGAAGCCAATGATGGATGTGAAGGTGAAAGCAATCGAGAACGTCCGAAAGCTGAAGGACCATCGTCCGTCCATTGTGCTAGTTCCCACCTTGGTCAAGGGGTTCAACGACCACCAGATCGGGGACATAATCCATTTCGCCATCAAGAACAGCGATGTCGTCAGGGGCGTGAACTTCCAACCCGTGGCTTTCACTGGCCGCATCGATCAGAAGGAACGCGAGGAAGGCCGCTACACAATCCCAGATCTGATCAAAGACATCAAGGAGCAGACCGGGTATGCCAAAGAGGAAGACTGGTACCCAGTGCCCACCGTGGTACCCATCTCCACCTATGCGTCTGCACTGCTAGGGGAGCAAAAGGTCACCTTCACTCCGCACCCCCATTGCGGGATGGCTACCTACTGGTTCGTCAAGGATGAGAAGACCGTCATGCCTCTCACCCAGTTCGTGGATGTTGAGGGCCTCTTCCGCGAGCTATATGATCTCTCCGTGAAGACCGAAGATGCCACGTTCCCCAAGCTCTCCCTGCTGAAGGCAAGGAAGATCCTCAAGGATCATCTGGACGAGAGCAAGATGCCGGAAGGACTGACCACCTCTCAGTTCCTGGACGTCCTGACCAACGTCTTCAACAACAATACAAAGGAAGGCCTGGCCAAGTTCTCCTGGGGCATGATGCTCATCTCCTCGATGCACTTCCAGGACGACTACAATTACGATATCGAGCGGGTGAAAAGGTGCGTGATCCACTATGTGGTGCCAGACGGAAGGATCATACCGTTCTGTGCTTACAACGGTGGGCCGACCTATCGTACCGAGGTGGAGAAGAAGTTCTCCGTGCCTCTAGCGGAGTGGAGAAAGACCAAGGGAAACGAGTACACCTGA
- a CDS encoding MFS transporter encodes MVAFFVMMGVSIIAPVLPSYGLSFGVSLALVGLLISAFAVARVLLDIPAGLLSARYGMKRLMLLGLATIAVSSLLAGVAVNYPMLLCARIFEGVGSALYTTTSITAVSRLAPPASRGAHLSFYLSMFLLGTSFGPAVGGFVSIRYGLSAPFIVYGICAAASFFLVLGMIREVRPELARVEKISLRQLGRLMTRFDLLAINLATFAIFINRQGILNTIVPLYAQYNLGMDEGFLGLVLTLSAICNLVMMVVAGRMTDRYGRKPFLMGALLLLAVLILALPFTHDPVGFTAVLMAMGLSVGLSGPIAAWVADVTEPRDLGAAMGLFRTVGDLGFVIAPVALASLAGSAGESVGFAPFLLAGGAILLLSLPLLRARDPAAARRKD; translated from the coding sequence GTGGTCGCCTTCTTCGTGATGATGGGAGTATCCATCATCGCTCCGGTGCTGCCGTCCTACGGCCTCAGCTTCGGGGTGTCCCTGGCTCTGGTTGGCCTGCTGATCTCCGCCTTTGCGGTGGCCAGGGTCCTCCTGGACATCCCAGCAGGGTTGCTCAGCGCCCGCTACGGCATGAAGCGCCTCATGCTCCTAGGGCTGGCCACAATCGCAGTATCCTCATTGCTGGCAGGGGTGGCCGTCAACTACCCGATGCTCCTATGCGCCCGTATATTCGAGGGAGTCGGCTCCGCACTGTATACCACCACCTCGATCACCGCGGTAAGTCGGCTGGCGCCCCCTGCGTCACGGGGGGCGCACCTCTCATTCTATCTTTCGATGTTCCTTCTTGGCACTTCGTTCGGCCCGGCAGTGGGAGGTTTCGTATCCATCCGCTACGGCCTCAGCGCCCCGTTCATCGTGTACGGCATTTGCGCTGCAGCGTCATTCTTCCTCGTCCTCGGCATGATCCGGGAAGTGCGGCCGGAGCTCGCGAGGGTGGAAAAAATCTCCCTTCGCCAGCTGGGCCGACTGATGACCCGGTTCGATCTTCTTGCCATCAACCTGGCCACCTTTGCCATCTTCATCAACCGCCAGGGGATCCTCAACACCATAGTCCCGCTCTATGCTCAATATAACTTGGGCATGGACGAGGGATTTCTGGGCCTGGTCCTGACCCTCAGCGCGATCTGTAACCTGGTCATGATGGTCGTCGCCGGTCGGATGACCGACCGGTATGGTCGGAAACCCTTCCTTATGGGTGCCCTCCTCCTCTTGGCCGTGTTGATCCTCGCCCTTCCATTCACCCACGACCCTGTCGGTTTCACCGCTGTACTGATGGCCATGGGTCTCTCGGTTGGCCTCTCCGGCCCCATCGCGGCTTGGGTTGCGGACGTGACCGAACCTCGAGATCTGGGGGCGGCGATGGGTCTGTTCAGGACGGTGGGGGACCTGGGTTTCGTTATAGCTCCGGTCGCCCTGGCTTCCCTGGCCGGGAGCGCGGGGGAGAGCGTAGGTTTCGCCCCCTTCCTCCTGGCAGGGGGTGCGATACTGTTGCTATCCCTGCCCCTGCTAAGGGCCAGGGACCCCGCAGCCGCTCGCCGTAAAGATTGA
- a CDS encoding Ig-like domain-containing protein has translation MREQVGIFLALALCLLMIMTVLPTARSDDVTPASQTFITEDAEEATYDEWDAHWERWDANDDNVSGQDWWCRQMHEVHSGQRAVFCARNGINSHYLDSTGHQPWNVNLTSLPESASQSSYVLRYDTNQDAIMRRPITGAQYYRTITVTFWFYSDTGASDAKQPGTNASVGYDFLNVIYYTGMGEEKVKRVAWTDSESQATSRTWTQVSIAIPNNATMVGFEFVSGTVPPAGGDASDTFSTSDIRTVPSGSAGMREGVFLDDISVVGTDPAPDFPLVTSVDNLPAYETGLSFPVSIVDNGPKVGMRYANLYYRPAGEVDWTKYTTSDNPAGEFSSGSTVFVAPEDGKYEFLSVGVDQNGTVEAMRTGADESTIVDTTAPVSNITVNGMVVDGHHTGAASFTISSQDRTSGVDAVTYRVDGGGWEPYSTSVGLATSGNHVVDYYATDKAGNIEGTRSESILIVDGSSGIVFDSKDDAFPDGNVTVHFTVVSLTSITKLEYALDGGSFTEASTSSTSFSFTGLSDGEHSLSVRAVDMNGSTLQGKLEFTVGETTANRGGTVGSLDQSMILIGLGVAAAVALVGVTWHLRKRKD, from the coding sequence ATGCGCGAACAGGTGGGGATTTTCTTGGCCTTGGCATTGTGCCTGCTGATGATCATGACCGTGCTGCCGACAGCCAGGTCGGACGATGTGACCCCGGCGTCTCAGACCTTCATCACCGAGGACGCCGAGGAGGCGACCTATGATGAATGGGATGCTCACTGGGAACGCTGGGACGCTAACGACGATAACGTCTCCGGCCAGGACTGGTGGTGTCGCCAGATGCACGAGGTCCATTCCGGCCAACGGGCCGTATTCTGCGCCAGGAACGGCATCAATTCGCATTATCTGGACTCCACGGGGCACCAGCCGTGGAACGTCAACCTCACCAGTCTGCCAGAGTCGGCCTCCCAGTCCAGTTATGTGCTCAGGTACGATACCAACCAGGATGCCATCATGCGCAGGCCCATAACCGGGGCCCAGTACTACAGGACGATTACGGTCACCTTCTGGTTCTACTCCGACACGGGGGCCTCCGACGCCAAGCAACCGGGGACCAATGCCTCGGTCGGCTACGACTTCCTTAATGTCATTTACTACACGGGAATGGGCGAGGAGAAGGTGAAGCGGGTGGCGTGGACCGACTCCGAGTCCCAGGCGACGTCCAGGACTTGGACCCAGGTCTCCATCGCCATCCCCAACAACGCCACCATGGTCGGCTTCGAGTTCGTGTCCGGCACGGTGCCCCCGGCCGGCGGGGATGCCAGCGACACTTTCTCAACCTCTGATATTCGGACCGTTCCCTCGGGCTCGGCGGGAATGAGGGAGGGGGTCTTCCTTGACGACATCAGCGTGGTGGGGACCGATCCAGCGCCGGACTTCCCCCTGGTGACCTCGGTCGATAACCTCCCGGCCTACGAAACCGGCCTTTCGTTCCCGGTAAGCATCGTGGATAACGGTCCCAAGGTGGGGATGAGATACGCTAACCTTTACTATCGTCCAGCTGGAGAGGTCGATTGGACCAAGTACACCACGTCCGATAACCCCGCCGGAGAGTTCTCCTCCGGCTCCACCGTTTTCGTCGCCCCTGAGGATGGCAAGTATGAGTTCCTCTCGGTGGGAGTGGACCAGAACGGCACGGTCGAGGCGATGCGCACTGGGGCGGACGAGTCCACAATCGTCGACACGACGGCCCCGGTCTCGAACATCACCGTGAACGGCATGGTCGTCGACGGCCATCATACGGGCGCGGCCTCTTTTACCATCTCATCCCAGGACCGGACCTCGGGGGTCGATGCAGTGACCTATCGGGTCGATGGAGGAGGGTGGGAGCCATACTCTACAAGCGTCGGTCTGGCCACCAGCGGGAACCACGTGGTCGATTACTACGCGACTGATAAGGCGGGCAATATCGAGGGAACAAGGAGCGAGAGCATCTTGATCGTCGACGGTTCCTCGGGCATTGTGTTCGATAGTAAGGACGACGCATTCCCAGACGGCAACGTGACCGTCCACTTCACCGTCGTGTCGCTCACCTCCATTACCAAGCTCGAATACGCGCTAGACGGAGGTTCGTTCACCGAGGCCTCGACGAGCTCCACCTCGTTCTCCTTCACTGGGCTGAGCGACGGGGAGCATAGTCTATCGGTAAGGGCAGTGGATATGAACGGCAGCACCCTCCAGGGGAAGTTGGAATTCACCGTGGGGGAGACCACGGCCAACCGGGGTGGAACGGTCGGGTCCCTTGACCAGTCAATGATCTTAATCGGCTTGGGGGTAGCTGCGGCGGTAGCGCTCGTGGGCGTGACCTGGCATCTGAGGAAGAGAAAAGACTGA
- a CDS encoding aminotransferase class I/II-fold pyridoxal phosphate-dependent enzyme: protein MVSKRVLAIKPSGIREIFEMATNGAINLGLGELDFEPPQEARDAYKEALDQDGNHYGPTKGIDPLRKLVAGKVQKYRKDITMDNVVITASGTQGTMATFQTLFDKGDEVLIPEPGFVLYEPDSTLAEAVPVPYPLRHEEHFQPDIEAIKERITPRTKGIVVNSPSNPTGSVLNLESFKAIKDLASDHDLWIISDEVYEDYIYHGMHHSFSEVIERAVVLNSFSKSFAVPGWRIGFLTAPLEVVNHIANMQYHLVACPPTPPQIALAKAFGAQEAFVKTVVPIFKRRRKTMIDGLNEIEGFHCHLPQGAFYAFPGYKQKIPSRDLAHKLVAKGVICAPGTAFGEMGENHLRFSYAASEENITNGLAIVKKVVEGL from the coding sequence ATGGTCTCCAAGCGCGTTCTAGCGATAAAGCCATCGGGCATACGAGAGATTTTCGAGATGGCCACCAACGGGGCCATCAACCTGGGGCTGGGAGAACTGGATTTCGAGCCTCCCCAGGAGGCCAGGGACGCGTATAAGGAAGCCCTGGACCAGGACGGCAACCACTACGGCCCGACCAAAGGCATCGACCCTCTGCGAAAGCTGGTCGCAGGCAAGGTCCAGAAGTATAGAAAGGATATCACCATGGACAATGTGGTCATCACCGCTTCGGGTACCCAGGGCACCATGGCCACCTTCCAAACACTGTTCGATAAGGGAGATGAGGTCCTCATCCCTGAGCCTGGTTTCGTGCTATATGAGCCGGACAGCACTTTGGCCGAGGCTGTGCCGGTGCCCTATCCGCTCCGACACGAGGAACATTTCCAGCCGGACATCGAGGCCATCAAGGAGCGCATCACTCCACGGACCAAGGGCATTGTCGTCAACTCACCTTCCAACCCCACCGGCTCGGTGCTGAATCTGGAGAGCTTCAAAGCCATCAAAGACCTCGCCAGTGATCACGACCTCTGGATCATCTCCGACGAGGTCTATGAGGACTATATCTACCACGGCATGCACCATTCATTCAGCGAGGTCATCGAGCGCGCCGTGGTGCTTAACTCGTTCTCCAAGTCCTTTGCTGTACCTGGCTGGAGGATCGGGTTCCTGACCGCTCCGCTGGAGGTGGTGAACCACATCGCCAACATGCAGTATCACCTGGTAGCCTGCCCACCGACTCCGCCTCAGATCGCCCTGGCCAAGGCCTTCGGGGCACAAGAGGCGTTCGTCAAGACTGTGGTCCCCATCTTCAAGCGCCGCCGGAAGACGATGATCGACGGCCTCAACGAAATCGAGGGCTTCCATTGCCATCTACCCCAGGGAGCGTTCTATGCTTTCCCTGGATACAAGCAAAAGATCCCCTCCCGGGACCTCGCCCACAAGCTCGTGGCCAAAGGGGTCATATGTGCACCGGGGACCGCCTTCGGGGAGATGGGAGAGAACCATCTGAGGTTCTCCTACGCCGCCTCCGAGGAAAACATCACCAACGGGCTAGCGATCGTCAAGAAGGTTGTCGAGGGCCTGTAA
- a CDS encoding SLC13 family permease, translating into MAAEGTSAEEKIRTCTESYLCLDRLPRPAVSFITIVLPFVAMAAIALAPIGLESGIKYTLAVFVCVSLLWTFGALPLAVTALLVPVLLVFFGIFTPTGALASFADPVVFLLIGGLIIAEAFRVNGLDKRLAYTLVTMVGGDLRRTFVALMAISAALSMWISNTATVALLLPVVLNIANRARGNDRKVATLFLLGICMSTAFGSMSTIVGSPVNAIAFGMLNQVALWTFLDWIAVGGAVSLALLLLTYLLLPRIIPPSADNIDLGPIAKELKGMGPVSKREAITLAIFMPTVGLWIGGGWTTQLLGLTPGFLSAAMVSLMAAFLLFASRAIAWSDARRISWEVFLIIGAGLAIGHALDATGTAAWFAQLLFELTGGQSLIVMMLLVGFITILMGTMLSNSATVSIMVPIVISLSTAIGADPRYLVLVAALCASISFITPVGTPPVTLAYSTGFFTRRELARAGLIVTIPAVFLVVLIVFALVSLG; encoded by the coding sequence ATGGCGGCAGAGGGTACGAGCGCCGAGGAGAAAATCAGAACCTGCACCGAGTCCTATCTCTGCCTGGACCGGTTACCCAGACCAGCCGTATCGTTCATCACCATCGTCCTCCCGTTCGTGGCCATGGCCGCGATAGCACTCGCCCCCATCGGCCTGGAGTCGGGGATCAAGTACACCCTCGCCGTTTTCGTCTGCGTCAGCTTGCTGTGGACCTTCGGGGCCCTGCCCCTGGCAGTGACCGCCCTTCTAGTCCCGGTCCTGCTGGTCTTCTTTGGTATCTTCACGCCCACTGGAGCGCTGGCCTCGTTCGCTGACCCCGTGGTCTTCCTGCTGATAGGAGGTCTGATCATCGCCGAGGCCTTCCGGGTCAACGGCTTGGATAAACGGTTAGCGTACACCCTGGTGACCATGGTCGGTGGGGACCTCCGGCGGACCTTCGTGGCTCTCATGGCGATCTCCGCCGCCCTATCCATGTGGATCTCGAATACCGCCACGGTGGCCCTCCTCCTGCCCGTGGTTTTAAACATCGCCAACCGAGCTAGGGGGAACGACCGCAAGGTGGCCACCCTGTTCCTCCTCGGGATATGCATGTCTACCGCGTTCGGCAGCATGAGCACCATCGTGGGGTCCCCGGTGAACGCGATCGCCTTTGGGATGCTCAATCAGGTCGCCCTCTGGACCTTTCTCGACTGGATTGCAGTTGGGGGAGCGGTAAGCCTCGCTCTCCTCCTGCTGACCTACCTCTTGCTCCCCAGAATCATCCCTCCGTCCGCTGACAACATCGACCTCGGGCCGATAGCCAAAGAGCTAAAGGGGATGGGGCCGGTCAGCAAGAGGGAGGCCATCACCCTGGCCATATTCATGCCAACGGTGGGCCTGTGGATCGGCGGAGGGTGGACGACCCAGCTCCTGGGGCTCACCCCTGGCTTCCTCAGCGCGGCGATGGTGTCCTTGATGGCCGCCTTCCTCCTCTTCGCGTCCCGAGCCATCGCCTGGAGCGATGCCCGCCGCATTTCCTGGGAAGTTTTCCTCATCATCGGGGCCGGCCTGGCCATCGGCCATGCCCTGGATGCCACCGGCACCGCGGCGTGGTTCGCCCAACTGCTGTTCGAGCTGACGGGCGGGCAAAGCCTCATCGTCATGATGCTGTTGGTCGGTTTCATCACCATCCTTATGGGCACCATGCTCAGCAACAGTGCTACCGTATCCATCATGGTGCCCATCGTCATCAGCCTGTCCACGGCCATCGGGGCGGATCCCAGGTACCTCGTACTCGTAGCGGCGTTATGCGCCTCCATATCGTTCATCACTCCTGTGGGCACCCCTCCCGTTACTCTTGCCTATTCCACCGGCTTTTTCACCCGTCGAGAACTGGCAAGGGCGGGACTGATCGTGACCATACCTGCAGTCTTTCTGGTCGTGCTCATCGTGTTCGCCCTTGTCTCCCTGGGTTGA
- a CDS encoding 4Fe-4S binding protein, translating to MLVSIEKCHHCGACVGSCPKNAIFLNDLVLVFGEECNRCGRCVKVCPVGAITMEAKR from the coding sequence ATGCTAGTATCTATCGAGAAGTGTCATCATTGCGGAGCCTGCGTTGGCTCCTGCCCCAAGAACGCGATCTTCCTTAACGACCTGGTGTTGGTGTTCGGAGAGGAGTGCAACCGCTGCGGCCGCTGCGTCAAGGTCTGTCCTGTCGGCGCGATCACCATGGAGGCGAAGAGATGA
- a CDS encoding NAD(P)/FAD-dependent oxidoreductase, protein MRKIETDIVVVGAGPAGSMTAKWAAQGGADVLMIEKRQEIGSPVRCAEGISKHWIDEVGITVDPKWIAREVRGAKIVSPSGHTFLVDEKNAGNEVGWVVDRVFFDKALAADAARAGTEILLKTSATSLIKEDGKIVGIMAQSYGEPLEIRAKCVVGADGYESQVGRWAGIDTSLKTDDIDTCYQYRLTGIDYDPDYCEFTLGSAAPGGYVWVFPKNEDTANVGIGVQLSKVKHPADPKMYLDKFIAKNPGLKKGQPLEAVAGAVSICAPLDSVSVDNLILVGDAARMIDPITGGGISISCIAGMCAGKVLAKGVEANDLSMNTLQEYETAWRNRLENKQWRNWMAKEKLTTLSDETLDKVVHTFSKYGVDKLSVQGLLAVIKEHHPELVKEFEEFI, encoded by the coding sequence ATGAGAAAGATAGAGACCGACATTGTTGTTGTCGGGGCTGGACCGGCAGGAAGCATGACTGCCAAGTGGGCCGCCCAGGGCGGGGCGGACGTGCTGATGATCGAGAAGCGCCAGGAGATCGGTTCCCCGGTCCGCTGCGCCGAAGGAATATCCAAGCACTGGATCGACGAGGTTGGCATCACCGTGGACCCCAAGTGGATCGCCCGCGAGGTCCGCGGAGCGAAGATCGTGTCCCCCTCGGGGCATACCTTCCTGGTGGACGAGAAGAACGCCGGCAATGAGGTCGGCTGGGTCGTGGACCGGGTCTTCTTCGACAAAGCGCTCGCGGCCGATGCCGCCCGTGCCGGTACCGAGATACTGCTGAAGACCTCTGCCACCTCTCTGATAAAGGAGGACGGTAAGATCGTCGGCATCATGGCTCAATCCTACGGTGAACCGCTGGAGATCAGGGCGAAGTGCGTGGTCGGCGCAGACGGCTACGAGTCGCAGGTCGGCCGCTGGGCGGGCATAGACACCAGCCTGAAGACCGATGATATCGATACCTGCTACCAGTACCGCCTCACCGGGATCGACTACGATCCGGATTATTGCGAGTTTACCCTCGGGTCCGCGGCTCCCGGTGGATATGTCTGGGTGTTCCCCAAGAATGAGGACACCGCCAACGTCGGGATCGGGGTGCAGCTATCCAAGGTCAAGCACCCCGCCGATCCCAAGATGTACCTCGACAAGTTCATCGCCAAGAACCCTGGACTGAAGAAGGGGCAGCCATTGGAGGCGGTGGCTGGTGCAGTATCTATCTGCGCCCCCTTGGACTCCGTGTCGGTCGATAACCTCATCCTCGTCGGCGATGCCGCCAGGATGATTGACCCCATCACCGGCGGTGGCATCTCCATCAGCTGCATCGCCGGCATGTGCGCCGGAAAGGTCCTGGCCAAGGGTGTGGAGGCGAACGATCTCTCCATGAACACCCTTCAGGAGTACGAGACGGCATGGAGGAACCGGCTGGAGAACAAGCAGTGGCGCAACTGGATGGCCAAGGAGAAGCTCACCACTCTCTCGGACGAAACGCTGGACAAGGTCGTCCATACCTTCTCCAAGTATGGCGTGGACAAGCTGTCCGTCCAAGGATTGCTGGCGGTCATCAAGGAGCACCACCCCGAGCTGGTCAAGGAGTTCGAGGAGTTCATCTGA